One Styela clava chromosome 4, kaStyClav1.hap1.2, whole genome shotgun sequence genomic window, AAAACCTTTTTACTGATCATAAAATCGACTCATCTTAATAACAAAAGTGCGGTGGGATAGTGATTTGCTAAAACAAGAAGTTATACTAAATACTTTTATAATACAAGTTCTCTCGCCATAATTgcgtaaatttttttacattacgGAACTAATCTGAAgcattgatatatatttgaataaaaagtgTGAATAATTCTTCAAATAGTATTGCTAAGTTGAAGAATAAtgtgaaaattcattttcagcTGCAGTTCGTGATAGTTCATCGACAAGATCGTGCAAAACTCCTTCTTCCATTTCAAGTTTTTCAGAAACCGATAGTTTTGATTGTTTGTTTCGAACAATTTCGTCAATATAAGGTGCTTGTTGTGTTCCGTGGAGTAGAAGCGTCCACTCCCTCAATACTCCTGTCATAAAATAAGATCATAGTCAAATAAACAGTTATGTTGTTTGTAACGTTACTAAAAAAATATCGGTAATCACGCGGATTTGCCGTTATTGAACAGATGTTTATTTAAAGTGCCGGATTTACATTTCCTCAGCAACATCGATTCGGCAGTAAAAATTACTGGCTTTTAAACGAGAAATCAGATGTTTGTTGAGTTTCTGCCCTTTTTTCTCCAAAGAGTGATTCAAAATCAGATGTTCTGGAAACGTGACGTAAAGGCTAGCTAATCTATTTGCTTTCTTAAATTCAATTAACACTTGTGTGACGCAATTGCGAACGTCATCAATTTGAATTCCAAGTACTTTAAATCCTTAATCGACGGAtgcataatatttatttatttgtttatctCGTATATTGAATTCTTTTCCTCACCTTGCTGAGGTAAATATCCATTAAAAGCAATTCGTAATATCCACGTTCCGGCCGGATCTTCGCCCCAGGTATGAGTTGTCATGAACGGCCAACtgaaaattgtaaatgtatttaTGCTAACTACAATAGTGCAGTGAAGTTCTATAATGGTTATGTATAGCATTATTCTCAAACGATTCAACTTGATTTGAAATCAGTTTAATTAACTTGTACCCTTTATTTTGATTCGCTAAAAGCAACAAGGCTATGATTCAAGTGGTTGACTCATAAAATTATACGAAAAcggtttttactaaaatactaaACTAAGGATGACTCGAGATCATGTCTAGACACGTCATTCATATGGTGCTGCTGCTctgatgaaaatagaatttaaCATGATTGGGGATTGTGGTAATGATTTaagttttgattttttgattTGCATCGAGATTACAGAATCAAAATATCAAAAGTAGCTATTGAAACCTAACCCGTACGCTcatgaacaaaataaaaaatatcacctTCTGAATCCTTGTGTAAAATCATCGTCACGTGGTCTCCTACTTAGCAAAAGGGAATTTGTGTTCATTGGAGAAGTTAAATTGATTGTGACGTCACCTCTACGTGTAGAATCCAAAGTTATGAAAGCCTGAAACAATTAGTGATAAAGTTGACTATTTTTCGAAGAATACTAAGAAACGCATATATGAACTCGAATATGGATAAAATGTGTGGATGGCGAAGTTACTAATATTGATATATTAGTCTGAAGTGGAATTTCTAATTTAAACGTTACTCACCTGAACGTGCTCTAGATATCTGACATGGTTAAACAGTCCTGCACAGGCGTCagttttcagtgatatttccaaaaCACCATCAGATGGAATCGCGTATTGTTGATTTGTCGTTCCTGCGTTGCAACGATATCGTCCTGGAACGCTGGTCCAGTCTCGCGCCATTTTTacctaaaatatattaattttgtaaCAATAAAAGTGATAACCAATGCTGTGTACGACCAATGCTTTTATTATAAGGCGTTAACAAACTTTTCGGTATTTTCgatattttgatgaaaattctgACACGTATAGGGAAAAAATTATATACCAATTCAGTGCATCACATCATCAGGAACCGCTTACAAATTCGAACCATTTTTACGCGGTTTTTGATGCAAATATGATTTGCGTATTGCAGACTGAAGGTAGGAGAACACGAAAGATATTATAGAGCCGATAGATGGAATATTAGCcaaagaaattttcaataaaagatTGAAGGTTTGATGAGTCCTATCTATGTATTAAAGCAAAACATGACCGGGGATGAACCTTTTAGCCTTGATTTAATCATAAATACGTCTGTCCCGTCTGTTAATTCCATAGCTCGATAAATCTGTATACTGACTTTCATTGACGACATTTTAATATCACTACAGTTTATATCAGCCTACCATTCGCCCAGCATTTAGAACGCCAAATCcgaataaatgattgaattCCAAGCCGACGCCATTCGTTTGCCATTTATGAAGATTATCGAATAGAGAATTCCTTGTTGATGTGAGAACAGTCAAATGCTGAAAGTAATTAAAACAGTTATATACCGATGACTATAAATTGAGCATCAGTCTCATTTATGCATGGTAGCCTACAGAtaaaaaatatgacaaaatataTCTGGCAATTTGAAATATGTGCCAATAGAAATGAGATATCCAAAACTAATATAGCAAATATACCTATTTgcgtatatttgaaaattatttatatgtatattactGATATTCCCGTTACATGTAATTTTGAAAAGTAGAAGTAAACAAAATTAGAGTGACAGTTCAGCatcattttgttacaatattACTATCATGTATACTGCATAGTATAACTGTTGACATCTCAACTGGATCATCTAACTTAGAATACGAAAAACTAAACTTAACCGAATGACTCGTTTTTATTTGAGCAAGGGATCTAACTTTAAAAATTAATGGGTACAAATGGAGAGCGAGAAAAAATGGTTTGAAAAATCTGTAATAGGATGATTCACACTGATATAATGATACTGACTTTGCTTTGAAAAAAGCTTTTACATTAGGCGAACTTGCAAGatacttataaaaaaaaaattctcctgGACACTTGGACAGCAATAAAATGTACCAATTTCGCTTCGCGGATAAAAGATCTAAGAGTTCTGACcggaattttgttttatttttcatccaGTATTAATGTAAACATTTGACACAAAAATATTCTCTCAGGATAAACACTCTCCCAGACAAAAGCGAAAGTGTTTTCTTGGCAAAACATCATACATTTAGGGCCATTAAAATCGCATAGTactctataatatatatatcccaatatattatgaaatatgaTGTTAATGTTTATCGACCAAAAAATCAGTTCAAAATAATAAGTGATGATATCATACCTGAACATCTCTCCATGTCAGTCTTGGATTGGCTTCCAAAGCAAGAGCAAATACGCCTGCCGCTTCCGGTGCTGCGGCGGAAGTACCGGAATGATGCAAAGTACAATTACCATACAAATCTGTTGTTGcctaaatattgaaatgaaatttttaaaggaaatttaacaaaatacaaTGACGTTATACTGAAGTGCATACAAAAGCCCAAAGGAATCGCATAGGAATGAGTGTCCAATGTATAAACTATAACTACAGATTAAGATCATTAGGGCATGTCAGTTTTGAACCTATGGTACTGTCAAcagaaatataataaaatagttCAATTAGAAAGATAATTTTGTGTCTGTCACCTGAACATCATCGTATTATATTCGGGGCCTGAGTGTTGACAAAATGGAATTGTGTTTTCAAATTACTTAAAGATTTCACAACTGTAATCATTAAATGTTGTCCAATTAGGAAATGGACCAGAAAACCTCATTATCAAAAAATCACTGATTATTCCGTACTGCcttcacaaaataaaatgatcgGATGAATCAAGAATGACCTTATTTCAGAAAAAGTTCCCACCAATAACATTAGATTTAAATGTAGATAACTATGAATAATGTTAACAATGCAAGTTGAATGTTTTGAGTCGTTTGTTTAGCATCGCCATTTTCTCGACAACATAGGGCAAGCCTGATCAATGAAACTGAAAACACCAAACTCCCAAATGAGATTTTGCCTCCATGCCTGGCTCTGATTTTCTGCATAATTTATAAGTCTGAGGTCAGATTCTTGAGAACCGATCGATGCTAACGTGGTAAATGAAGTGGAAAATGGCGTTTTCGTATATTAGCCATCTATATATTATCATTCAGAAAtcaggaaaattttagaatttcaTCACCTCGAGTACGTGTTTTGATCACATATACGACATGTAGAGGCTCAATATAGTCCTCGTTGGGAATATACATCCGAATATATTATTAACTATTTATGAAATTGTTAATATATATGTCGCTTAGCACTAATAGAAATACCGCAAGTGAAATACCGAAATATAAATAGCTTTTATTTAATGGTGAAAAGACACAAAACAGAGAAACAGCCTGTAACATCATTAACCAGATAGCTGTAATTTTCTCCGCATTTTCCATGTTTGCTTTTTCACAGGAGGCGACTCGTATAAAGAGAAATTATAACACATTAGATGCTTGACgaaatattatgttattatttatAATCTTTAAACAAGTGGTCGTACTTAACAGTAAACGTCAATAAACCAATTGAAAACGCTTCTGTAATTTcctatatattgatttttaaaGGAAATATACGAAATATAAGGATGGGTCATGATGAATATCGTCATTTCGTTCCAAATCAAACCAAATTAAATTAGGCATACAAACACAATGCGGTTCAATTTAAACAATGTTCCGGTCAGATTTTCGCACTTCCTTTAACGAcgatatttcattttattgttgttCAAACAGAAATATCGATTATGGATTTTGTAATTTTGCGTCAGTGTGATGATGAGTTACGTCGTGTGCATCAGGACACTCAAATATATCATTGAATAGCAACATCGATTGTTTTTGGTGGCCTTTGCCATGACGATattcttaatcacatattttgGAAATTATAGGTTGAATCATCACAGGAGaaattgattttattcaaaaaaaagtcGTTTGTTTTATGATAAGCCAATACTGAAAAATGGCattatgaaatttaaataacGAGGTCCTAGATTGAAGACACATTTGAAGTCAAAGCGTCTAATATGTTTCAGCATTTTTCCATTTCTACGGTTAAATTAGCGGTTTTATAATGGATATTAAAACATAGAAATTTGTCTGAAATGGAAAACCACACTTTCTATTTTAAGTTTGATTCCAAATTGAGCGATACCAAATAAGAAAAATCCAACTCACCACACCAGATCCGGGAATTTGCTTTCCGCTGTTGCTAAATGTTGATGCCAATGTCGACGAACAACTTTCATCATATATTGCTGTTTCTCCATCATTCACTGCAGAATTAACTGATATCGTCCACATGGAAGCTGCATATCCATCACAGTTACAATCATCATATTCTCCGCCATCCCCGGATGCCCAAACGTATATTGATCCAAGACCTCTACGGCCCTGTAAGTAAGGACATAGTAAGTTTCgataaaaactaaaaaagtgaaaaaaaacacCTATGTTGGATAGTTTCCCTTGTACTGGTCGCATATTTCCTGCGAGTTTTCACTATTCGTGATTGTCTTCTACTTCATGAACTATGCCCgcaaaaaaacataaaacattttaaaatatgaacatAATAGCATAATTTTACCTTATTCACACCTTCAGCCATAGCTTTGAGAGTCAGTCTCCTTGGACCATCAACTGTTTTTCCATCATCGGTAGGTCCCCAAGAAGCGCTGTAAGTTATCATATCACACTCTTTtaattctaatttatcaaacacTCGGGGCATAGAACTTATATATGATTATATAACCTATTTATAAGGATATTAGCAATGTACAATATAACATTATATTATCTTGTACAATGACacatatacaaaatttattgtaactTTGACAAAATTCCCTATGATCACTTCAATAAAATACTGTCTCAAGAATACACACCTGTAAATATCTATCATGTCTGGCTTGTGCGACATAGATTTTGCTTCAATTAAATCAGTCATGTAAGGTTGATCTAGCATTCGTATTCCCGCTACTTT contains:
- the LOC120327027 gene encoding neuroendocrine convertase 2-like, which encodes MARYLLCVFITALYAVSEQIDFDSGRLILAQSSLFAEAAEVFTNDFVVELKPKLNVDHAEEVAKRLGFENHGPVPHHEDLYHFRHNSLSQGSQKPSIPHLFSLQLEPKIKSVRQLRGYDRNKRGYTKKIQRRQHAYKGLDPLYAYQWYLNNTGQAGGVPGLDLNVQEAWDLGYTGKGVTVAIMDDGIDYMHPDLRENYNAEASYDFSGNDPYPYPRYTVNWFNSHGTRCAGEVAGKADNGICGVGVSYDAKVAGIRMLDQPYMTDLIEAKSMSHKPDMIDIYSASWGPTDDGKTVDGPRRLTLKAMAEGVNKGRRGLGSIYVWASGDGGEYDDCNCDGYAASMWTISVNSAVNDGETAIYDESCSSTLASTFSNSGKQIPGSGVATTDLYGNCTLHHSGTSAAAPEAAGVFALALEANPRLTWRDVQHLTVLTSTRNSLFDNLHKWQTNGVGLEFNHLFGFGVLNAGRMVKMARDWTSVPGRYRCNAGTTNQQYAIPSDGVLEISLKTDACAGLFNHVRYLEHVQAFITLDSTRRGDVTINLTSPMNTNSLLLSRRPRDDDFTQGFRSWPFMTTHTWGEDPAGTWILRIAFNGYLPQQGVLREWTLLLHGTQQAPYIDEIVRNKQSKLSVSEKLEMEEGVLHDLVDELSRTAAENEFSHYSST